From the genome of Melitaea cinxia chromosome 12, ilMelCinx1.1, whole genome shotgun sequence, one region includes:
- the LOC123658420 gene encoding toll-like receptor 6, whose protein sequence is MALQNSSSRNIIFSHIIFWIVIGLNVADQSSLPLKYEAPDDCQWWLRGPNDAHEVSLTCKLRTINSEFDTTNFSVIPSEHTTSLRIECNEEMMYKSSLDDRSFAHLIKLRELVLDNCKIGRWPPGVLSGLRDLRNLTIRTKNTEWAAMSLEIASESFTAVRQLEKLDLSFNNIWSFPENLFCPLTNLVYLNVSSNRLQDVSDLGFRERAMHQALISEHEGPSPSSSTLPHSSCSLDIEVLDASNNHFVLMPENGFMTLRRLKELHIHDNEISMVADKALSGLKQLQIIDLSNNKIVALPQDLFRDSRPVIKEIYLQNNSISVLSPSLFANLDQLLALDLSNNHLTSTWINENTFTGLIRMIDAYALNGLYVLSLLSIDNNHLEELHPEAFRNTSSLQDLNLNGNRLKKVPIALRNMRLLRTLDLGENQITSLEESGFVGLHNVYGLRLIGNKIENISKDVFSDLPSLQILNLARNKLRHIDMNAFESLSNLQAVRLDANKLTDIQGLFVNIPSLLWLNVSDNQIEWFDYAVIPTALQWLDVHSNNIKELSNNYRLDKELRLQTLDASFNKMTKISTFSIPSSIELLFLNDNQITQVEAQTFVGKTNLTRVDLYANQITSMDLNALRLTPVDPGRPLPEFYIGGNPFQCDCTMEWLQRINKLDHLRQHPRVMDLESIYCKLLYNRERTYIPLIEAESSQFLCTYKTHCFTLCHCCDFDACDCEMTCPSNCTCYHDQPWSANIVDCSAAGYAEIPNTIPMDATELYLDGNNFGGLTSHAFIGRKNLKILYANNSNIDALYNNTFSGLKRLTVLHLEKNNIKELLGFELSPLENLRELHLQDNKIHYIDNRTFMELRHLEVLRLEGNNIYTFAVWQFTMNPYLVEISLSNNPWSCDCQYMHKFRNWFKNNLGKVEDSNKITCIFDNVTKAVGPRMADFNSTICTSHVGGSSSIIENQVINDYLPLLLISLFVFILSSALICGIFCWRRELRVWVYYHCGFRMCYKNTAFDDEADKDRLFDAYISYSVKDEAFVAQMLAPGLESTDPSFRLCLHYRDFNASAYVADTIIEAVESSKRTIIILSKNFINNEWCRFEFKTALHEVLKERRRRLIIILLGELPNRDIDPELRLCLKANTCIEWGDRQFWQKLRFAMPDLRKCQYHRSTVNIYASVSPVGAGRAPAPPPPPPPGKLPPLLADGLADRLAVPAGVHARDPHPHRMPPHAQLWA, encoded by the exons ATGGCTCTCCAAAACTCATCTTccagaaatataattttcagtcaCATTATATTTTGGATTGTTATTGGACTCAATGTCGCCGATCAGAGTTCATTACCTTTAAAATATGAAGCTCCCGATGACTGTCAGTGGTGGCTAAGAGGACCAAATGATGCTCACGAGGTATCACTCACGTGTAAACTACGTACAATAAACAGTGAATTTGATACAACAAACTTTAGTGTAATACCATCAGAACACACAACTTCGTTGCGAATAGAGTGTAATGAAGAAATGATGTATAAAAGTTCACTTGATGACCGTAGTTTTGCGCATTTGATCAAATTACGTGAACTTGTTTTGGATAACTGTAAAATTGGAAGATGGCCGCCCGGCGTACTCTCCGGACTTAGAGACCTCCGAAATTTAACGATCAGAACTAAAAACACGGAATGGGCCGCTATGAGTTTAGAGATCGCATCAGAAAGTTTTACAGCTGTTCGCCAGTTGGAAAAGTTAGACTTGAGTTTCAACAACATTTGGTCCTTTCCTGAAAACTTATTCTGTCCCTTAACAAATTTAGTATATTTGAATGTATCATCGAATAGACTACAGGATGTTAGTGATTTGGGATTCAGAGAAAGAGCTATGCATCAAGCTCTTATTAGTGAGCATGAGGGACCATCACCTTCGTCATCGACATTACCACACTCATCTTGTTCTTTGGATATTGAAGTTTTAGATGCTTCTAATAATCATTTTGTTTTGATGCCAGAAAACGGATTTATGACTTTGAGAAGACTTAAAGAACTTCATATCCACGATAATGAAATATCTATGGTGGCTGATAAGGCATTATCAGGTTTGAAACAGTTACAAATTATCGATCTttcgaataataaaattgttgcgCTTCCTCAAGACCTTTTTAGAGACAGTCGACCAGtgattaaagaaatatatttacaaaataattccaTTAGTGTACTCTCACCAAGTCTTTTCGCTAACTTAGACCAATTGTTAGCCTTAGACTTATCTAATAATCACTTAACGAGTACATGGATCAATGAAAACACATTTACTGGTCTAATTAGAATG ATCGATGCCTACGCATTAAATGGGTTATATGTATTATCCCTGCTATCTATAGACAACAATCATCTTGAAGAACTTCACCCTGAGGCATTTAGGAATACTTCCTCCTTACAGGATTTGAATTTAAATGGAAATCGTTTGAAGAAAGTGCCTATAGCGTTACGAAATATGCGCTTACTAAGAACACTTGATCTTGGAGAAAATCAGATAACTTCATTGGAGGAGTCTGGCTTTGTAGGGTTACATAATGTATACGGGCTACGACTTATTGgcaacaaaattgaaaatataagcAAAGACGTATTTTCCGACTTACCATCGCTACAAATTCTGAACCTTGCAAGAAACAAATTAAGACATATTGATATGAATGCATTTGAATCTTTGTCTAATTTACAGGCTGTTAGATTAGATGCCAACAAACTTACAGATATTCAAGGCCTGTTTGTAAATATACCTTCTCTGTTGTGGTTAAACGTATCAGATAACCAGATAGAATGGTTTGATTACGCCGTAATTCCTACTGCACTTCAGTGGTTAGACGTTCATAGCAACAACATCAAAGAATTAAGCAATAACTATCGCTTAGATAAAGAATTACGTCTACAGACATTAGATGCAAGCTTCAACAAAATGACGAAAATATCTACTTTTTCTATTCCTAGCAGTATTGAGCTTctgtttttaaatgataatcaAATTACACAAGTTGAAGCTCAAACTTTTGTGGGAAAAACCAATTTGACGAGAGTCGATTTGTATGCAAATCAGATAACTAGCATGGATCTAAACGCTCTCCGTTTGACTCCGGTTGATCCAGGAAGGCCTCTACCCGAATTTTATATCGGCGGAAACCCTTTTCAATGTGACTGTACAATGGAATGGTTACAACGTATTAATAAACTTGACCATCTAAGACAACACCCACGTGTTATGGACTTAGAAAGCATATATTGCAAGTTGTTGTATAATCGTGAAAGGACTTATATTCCGCTTATCGAGGCGGAATCATCTCAATTTTTGTGTACATATAAAACACACTGTTTTACTTTGTGTCATTGTTGTGATTTTGACGCGTGTGATTGTGAAATGACGTGCCCGTCGAACTGTACGTGTTATCATGACCAACCGTGGTCGGCGAATATTGTGGACTGTTCCGCTGCTGGTTACGCAGAAATACCTAACACTATACCTATGGACGCTACTGAACTATATTTAGACGGTAATAATTTTGGTGGTTTGACAAGCCACGCTTTTATAGgacgtaaaaatttaaaaatattgtatgcaaataattcaaatatagaTGCATTGTATAATAATACGTTTAGTGGACTAAAACGCTTAACTGTGTTacatttggaaaaaaataatattaaagagtTGCTAGGTTTTGAATTATCTCCATTAGAAAATTTACGTGAATTACATCTACAagacaataaaatacattatatcgACAATCGTACATTTATGGAGTTGAGGCATTTAGAAGTTCTACGTTTGGaaggaaataatatttatacttttgcaGTGTGGCAATTCACGATGAATCCATATTTAGTTGAGATAAGTCTTTCGAACAATCCATGGTCTTGTGACTGTCAGTACATGCACAAGTTCCGTAAttggtttaaaaataatctagGCAAAGTGGAAGACTCGAATAAAATAACATGTATATTTGATAACGTGACTAAGGCAGTTGGACCTCGTATGGCTGATTTTAATTCTACAATTTGCACGAGTCATGTCGGTGGAAGTTCGTCAATTATTGAAAATCAAGTAATTAATGATTATCTACCATTATTACTCATATCActctttgtatttatattaagttcTGCTCTTATCTGCGGAATATTTTGTTGGAGACGAGAGCTCAGAGTATGGGTGTACTATCACTGTGGATTCAGAATGTGCTATAAAAACACCGCTTTTGACGATGAAGCCGACAAAGATAGGCTATTTGATGCCTACATTAGCTACAGTGTGAAAGATGAGGCATTCGTCGCTCAGATGTTAGCGCCCGGTCTGGAATCGACGGACCCGAGTTTCCGGCTTTGTCTACATTACAGAGATTTTAACGCTTCTGCCTACGTAGCGGACACTATTATAGAGGCCGTCGAGTCTTCGAAGAGAACTATTATTATCCTTTctaagaattttattaataatgaatggTGTCGATTTGAATTTAAAACCGCATTACACGAAGTGTTAAAAGAGAGACGAAGAAGActgataataatattgttaggTGAACTTCCTAATAGAGACATCGATCCCGAATTAAGGTTATGTTTAAAAGCAAATACGTGTATCGAGTGGGGTGATAGACAATTTTGGCAAAAACTAAGGTTCGCCATGCCGGACTTGAGAAAGTGTCAATATCACCGATCGACGGTGAACATTTACGCATCAGTGTCGCCAGTGGGGGCCGGGCGGGCGCCGGCGCCACCTCCTCCACCGCCGCCCGGCAAGCTGCCGCCCTTGCTGGCTGACGGGCTCGCCGACAGGCTGGCCGTGCCGGCCGGCGTACACGCACGCGACCCGCACCCCCATCGCATGCCGCCGCACGCTCAGCTCTGGGCGTAG